A window of Corallococcus macrosporus DSM 14697 contains these coding sequences:
- a CDS encoding leucyl aminopeptidase — translation MNFSFVSGDATRTSGDLLVIPLFEGELGDSAPSSLSAADGALEGRLRGAATQEGFKGRADQSLVMHTLGRTASERVLLLGLGSRARFHPEVLRLAAGRAAKTAQRLKATSVAFALPATESAADAVRAVVEGVALGVYRFDKYKSSAREEKKSAAKPGKVSLVLPEGTERSRELEAALTLAQRVAEATNWARDLVNEPPNAVTPTVLADAARQAAKEGGLKVTIGNRRDIEKLDMGMFLGVARGSTEEPRLIHLEYTPKNAKDARRAPLALVGKAITFDSGGLSLKPTDGMVDMKTDMAGSAAVLGAMKVIAALKPPFPVHAFIGACENMPAGNAYKPGDILTSRLGKTVEITNTDAEGRLVLGDILTWATEHKPAAIIDLATLTGACVVALGNYIVGAFGEHDETVAQVLQAARAAGEEMWRMPVSDLQKDALRSEVADMKNSGERWGGSINAALFLREFVGETPWVHLDIAGPSNSPKERGYLSKGGTGVGVRTLVEWVRLRSQAPETAPAAEEAPAAKAPKAKPARKRAK, via the coding sequence ATGAACTTCAGCTTCGTCTCCGGCGATGCCACGCGCACGAGCGGCGACCTGCTCGTCATCCCCCTCTTCGAGGGTGAGCTGGGGGACAGCGCCCCGTCCTCCCTCTCCGCGGCGGATGGCGCCCTGGAAGGCCGCCTGCGCGGCGCCGCCACCCAGGAGGGCTTCAAGGGACGCGCGGACCAGAGCCTGGTGATGCACACGCTGGGGCGCACCGCGTCCGAGCGCGTCCTGCTGCTGGGCCTGGGCAGCCGCGCCCGCTTCCACCCGGAGGTGCTGCGCCTGGCCGCGGGCCGCGCGGCGAAGACGGCGCAGCGGCTGAAGGCGACCTCGGTGGCGTTCGCCCTGCCGGCCACGGAGTCCGCGGCGGACGCGGTGCGCGCCGTGGTGGAGGGCGTGGCGCTGGGCGTCTACCGCTTCGACAAGTACAAGTCCTCCGCGCGCGAGGAGAAGAAGAGCGCCGCGAAGCCAGGCAAGGTGTCCCTGGTGCTGCCCGAGGGCACGGAGCGCTCGCGCGAGCTGGAGGCCGCGCTGACGCTGGCGCAGCGCGTCGCGGAGGCCACCAACTGGGCCCGGGACCTGGTCAACGAGCCGCCCAACGCGGTGACGCCCACGGTGCTGGCCGACGCCGCCCGTCAGGCCGCGAAGGAAGGCGGGCTGAAGGTCACCATCGGCAACCGCCGCGACATCGAGAAGCTCGACATGGGCATGTTCCTGGGCGTCGCCCGGGGCAGCACCGAGGAGCCCCGCCTCATCCACCTGGAGTACACGCCGAAGAATGCGAAGGACGCCCGGCGCGCGCCGCTGGCGCTGGTGGGCAAGGCCATCACCTTCGACTCCGGCGGCCTGTCGCTCAAGCCCACCGACGGCATGGTGGACATGAAGACGGACATGGCGGGCTCGGCCGCGGTGCTGGGCGCCATGAAGGTCATCGCGGCCCTCAAGCCGCCCTTCCCCGTGCACGCCTTCATCGGCGCGTGTGAGAACATGCCCGCCGGCAACGCCTACAAGCCGGGTGACATCCTCACCTCGCGCCTGGGCAAGACGGTGGAGATCACCAACACGGACGCGGAAGGCCGCCTGGTGCTGGGCGACATCCTGACGTGGGCCACCGAGCACAAGCCCGCCGCCATCATCGACCTGGCCACGCTCACCGGCGCCTGCGTCGTCGCGCTGGGCAACTACATCGTCGGCGCCTTCGGCGAGCACGACGAGACGGTGGCGCAGGTGCTCCAGGCCGCGCGCGCCGCGGGCGAGGAGATGTGGCGCATGCCCGTCAGCGACCTGCAGAAGGACGCGCTGCGCTCCGAGGTCGCCGACATGAAGAACTCCGGCGAGCGCTGGGGTGGCTCCATCAACGCCGCCCTCTTCCTCCGCGAGTTCGTGGGCGAGACGCCGTGGGTCCACCTGGACATCGCGGGCCCGTCCAACAGCCCCAAGGAGCGCGGCTACCTGAGCAAGGGCGGCACCGGCGTGGGCGTGCGCACCCTGGTGGAGTGGGTGCGGCTGCGCTCGCAGGCCCCGGAGACGGCGCCCGCCGCTGAAGAGGCGCCCGCGGCCAAGGCGCCCAAGGCGAAGCCGGCCCGCAAGCGCGCGAAGTAG